The sequence below is a genomic window from Desulfomonile tiedjei.
TTCCGGAGTAGCCTACTGTTGGAGCTTCGTATTCGTACTCGGTGGGTCCAATCCGCAAGTAGGTTTGCGGGAGCATCACGAGCCGCATCTCGGGAAACTCTAGATAGGCGGCTGGTGCTTCCGCGCGCTGTCCCACCTTCAGCGACAGACGTCTTAGGGCAATCCTGTTCGTGGCCGGCGTGAAGCCCAGATCAACGTCCACACATCCTCTCACGCTCTTCTTTGAAACGCCGTTGACCTGCCATTCTCCAGCCCCGACCGATCTAATGCTCAGGTCGATGGCCTTCTTGCCCAAAAAGCCCGAAACACTTGCGCTTCGCGTCCTCCACGCCCCGTCCGCAGATACTTCGTAGCGAAAATGACACGGCATCCCTTCGTCCCAGAAGACGGCCGCTCCGGAAAGGCTCCACCCATCGGATAGCTTGAAGAGGCGGCAGCTATCATGGCCGGGGTGGTCCACTTTTCGCCAGAAGAACATGGCGGTTGGCGTCATCATTTTCTGCGCATCCTTCAGGGGCACTTATGGAGGCAAGTTGCCTACAAATGATTATACAGTCCGTAACAGCGTGGGAACACAGACCGTTTCATTCCCCGCAAGGAGTCCCCTCTTCTTCTTCTATTTTCGCATAATATCGTTCATTTCAACCATTTGCCAGTTTCTTCCCGATGAACCTTTTCCGGTTTATGCAGACTGCATGAGCCCCGTCTACGAAGGCTTCATACCGTCTCGCTTTCAAACTGTGAAGGCGTCTTCGCAGCAAAAGCAGCACTGACCTGGTGCCCAGGTCAGTGGCACCCGACAGCCCATCAATATCGGCCCCGGGGGTGCCATGGATCTTGGTCTTGGCAGGTCCGTGTCCGATTCACCGCATTATTCATCGTTTGGCCGAGCAGTGGTATCACGGAGT
It includes:
- a CDS encoding putative glycolipid-binding domain-containing protein; translated protein: MMTPTAMFFWRKVDHPGHDSCRLFKLSDGWSLSGAAVFWDEGMPCHFRYEVSADGAWRTRSASVSGFLGKKAIDLSIRSVGAGEWQVNGVSKKSVRGCVDVDLGFTPATNRIALRRLSLKVGQRAEAPAAYLEFPEMRLVMLPQTYLRIGPTEYEYEAPTVGYSGTLSVLASGAVINYPGLFELVTSG